A single genomic interval of Streptomyces graminofaciens harbors:
- a CDS encoding relaxase/mobilization nuclease domain-containing protein — MIPRVHDRGQRTIGLLYYLYGPGTHEEHIDPHLVAAWDSLAPDPGRDPNATYADLQQLLDMPVEALAKGRRPKKHVWHLSVRAAPEDPILSDEQWGDIARRMVAATGIAPDGDDAACRWAAVRHADDHIHIIATLVREDRRRPRLNNDAARSQAEARLIEAEYGLKQLNTGDGTAAKRPTSAERHKAEREGRERPAREELRETVRQAVAGATSEEEFFDRLADAGVLIHKRVAPSGDLLGYKVALPDDRNEDQEPVFYAGSTLSPDLSLPRIRKRFSNGTPSPSADTSSDQATPLEPSGPATARRRAATAVWQAVLVIDGGQDAAVAAQIAAAGEILDALAQTSAAHTRTQLRDAAFAFERATRSHVRAERGRDRALREAARDLVYSGPALGRGEDGATTAMLIDMAFFLVTAAAHWHAKKNHAQQAAAARQAAEHLRAAYQAAAGIPLGVLYQRGRHLSQPLRHKQAACLRAAVPQLAEQILAEPGWYALAATLADAESAGHDPAVLLAEAAARRELGTADSISDVLVWRLRRMADLPADATTMPIDSIPTSASTPGRATKPAAGRGEGPGKAR, encoded by the coding sequence ATGATTCCCCGAGTCCACGATCGCGGGCAGCGCACCATCGGCTTGCTCTACTACCTCTACGGGCCCGGCACCCACGAGGAGCACATCGACCCCCACCTGGTTGCCGCCTGGGACAGCCTCGCCCCTGACCCCGGCCGCGACCCGAACGCCACATACGCCGACCTCCAGCAGCTGCTGGACATGCCCGTCGAGGCCCTCGCCAAAGGCCGTCGGCCCAAGAAGCACGTATGGCACCTGTCCGTCCGGGCGGCCCCCGAGGACCCCATCCTCAGCGACGAGCAGTGGGGCGACATCGCCCGGCGCATGGTCGCGGCCACCGGCATCGCCCCCGACGGCGACGACGCGGCATGCCGCTGGGCCGCCGTACGGCACGCCGACGACCACATCCACATCATCGCCACGCTCGTCCGCGAGGACCGCCGCCGGCCACGGCTGAACAATGACGCCGCCCGGTCCCAGGCCGAAGCCAGGCTGATCGAAGCCGAGTACGGGCTCAAGCAGCTCAACACCGGTGACGGCACCGCCGCCAAACGACCCACCAGCGCCGAGCGCCACAAGGCCGAACGCGAGGGCCGCGAGCGCCCCGCCCGCGAGGAACTGCGCGAGACCGTACGGCAGGCAGTTGCCGGCGCCACGAGTGAGGAGGAGTTCTTCGACCGCCTGGCCGACGCCGGCGTACTGATCCACAAGCGCGTCGCGCCCTCCGGCGACCTCCTCGGCTACAAGGTCGCGCTCCCCGACGACCGCAACGAAGACCAGGAGCCCGTCTTCTACGCCGGTTCCACCCTCTCCCCCGACCTGTCCCTGCCCCGTATCCGTAAACGCTTCTCCAACGGCACCCCCTCACCGAGCGCCGACACGTCCTCGGACCAGGCCACCCCCCTGGAGCCGAGCGGCCCGGCCACGGCCAGGCGCCGGGCGGCCACGGCCGTATGGCAGGCGGTGCTGGTCATCGACGGCGGCCAGGACGCGGCGGTGGCCGCGCAGATCGCGGCGGCCGGGGAAATCCTGGACGCACTCGCCCAGACCTCAGCCGCCCACACCCGTACCCAACTGCGCGATGCGGCCTTCGCGTTCGAACGGGCCACCCGCTCTCACGTACGAGCTGAACGCGGGCGCGACCGCGCCCTGCGCGAAGCCGCCCGCGACCTCGTCTACAGCGGACCCGCCCTCGGCCGCGGAGAGGACGGAGCCACCACGGCGATGCTGATCGACATGGCGTTCTTCCTCGTCACGGCCGCAGCCCACTGGCACGCGAAGAAGAACCACGCCCAGCAGGCCGCCGCCGCCCGCCAGGCCGCCGAGCACCTGCGCGCCGCCTACCAGGCCGCCGCCGGCATCCCATTGGGGGTGCTGTACCAGCGGGGACGACATCTGTCGCAGCCACTGCGGCACAAGCAGGCTGCCTGCCTACGAGCGGCGGTGCCGCAGTTGGCCGAGCAGATCCTGGCTGAGCCGGGCTGGTACGCCCTCGCGGCCACCCTCGCCGACGCCGAGAGCGCCGGCCACGATCCGGCGGTGCTGCTGGCCGAGGCCGCCGCCCGGCGAGAGCTGGGCACCGCCGACTCCATCAGCGACGTGCTGGTGTGGCGGCTGCGCCGCATGGCCGATCTGCCCGCCGACGCAACCACGATGCCCATCGACTCCATCCCTACCTCGGCCAGTACGCCGGGGCGTGCGACAAAGCCCGCAGCGGGCCGCGGCGAGGGTCCGGGCAAGGCCCGCTGA
- a CDS encoding NUDIX domain-containing protein gives MVNRPTKTRGCFAFVTTPRREVVLQLRDNKAGIGWPGRWSLPGGGREADETPLETVLRELLEETGIVPTVIEEVAVTAYEEGKTPPHVFAAVWDGTESELVLGEGQALRLFPLDALPEPMPPHVRHYVEQLALRLPPRRNDPTPPTSSGFL, from the coding sequence GTGGTGAACCGTCCCACGAAGACCCGCGGGTGTTTCGCGTTCGTCACTACACCGCGCCGTGAGGTCGTACTGCAGCTGCGGGACAACAAGGCCGGCATCGGCTGGCCGGGGCGCTGGTCGCTTCCCGGCGGCGGACGTGAGGCGGACGAGACGCCGCTCGAGACGGTCCTGCGCGAGTTGCTGGAAGAGACTGGCATCGTACCCACGGTGATCGAAGAAGTGGCTGTCACCGCCTACGAGGAGGGCAAGACGCCACCCCACGTGTTCGCCGCAGTCTGGGACGGCACCGAGAGCGAGCTGGTCCTCGGCGAAGGGCAGGCCCTTCGTCTGTTCCCGCTGGACGCTCTGCCCGAGCCGATGCCGCCCCATGTCCGGCACTACGTCGAACAGCTCGCACTGCGCCTGCCACCCCGTAGGAACGACCCCACGCCACCCACATCCTCCGGGTTCCTGTGA